A single genomic interval of Alteromonas sp. BL110 harbors:
- a CDS encoding DUF1190 family protein translates to MKRTKHINLNRMRKGFNVKPLALGVASVILSGCGGEKEDATIYTSLEDCKQDFPDAVERCEAAYQTAVDEAMRTSPRFNSEYDCEHEFGPNQCQYVNNSSGSFFMPFMAGYMVSSLLSPNRYYSQPLYTSYSYNSPFRSRWVTADGYVFDGDIRKRKYRVNKSVYKPKPTVNRTMKRGGFGSSVRAKSSWGSSSRKGGWGG, encoded by the coding sequence ATGAAGCGCACTAAGCACATAAACCTAAACCGTATGCGTAAAGGTTTTAATGTTAAGCCTTTAGCGTTAGGCGTGGCTAGCGTCATTCTTAGTGGTTGTGGCGGTGAAAAAGAAGATGCCACTATTTACACGTCGCTAGAAGATTGTAAACAAGACTTCCCAGATGCGGTAGAGCGCTGTGAAGCTGCCTATCAAACGGCGGTGGATGAAGCTATGCGCACCAGTCCACGCTTTAATTCTGAATACGACTGTGAGCACGAGTTTGGCCCAAATCAGTGCCAATACGTAAACAACAGCAGCGGCAGCTTTTTTATGCCTTTCATGGCAGGCTATATGGTGAGCTCTTTGCTATCCCCAAACCGCTACTACTCGCAACCTCTTTATACTTCTTACTCTTACAATTCACCGTTTCGTTCACGCTGGGTCACCGCAGACGGCTATGTGTTCGATGGCGATATTCGAAAAAGAAAATACCGCGTAAATAAAAGCGTTTACAAACCAAAACCGACGGTTAACCGCACCATGAAACGGGGCGGCTTTGGCAGTAGTGTGCGCGCCAAATCCTCTTGGGGTAGCAGCAGCCGTAAAGGCGGCTGGGGCGGATAA
- a CDS encoding PspA/IM30 family protein, whose amino-acid sequence MSVWKKLITAVKGGATEAAQSVADSQAIRILEQEIREAKEELRKSDHARTQILAKCKLSQQKVDSFNSSIAEYEEHARKAIDNDRQLALDCAQKVSELKEEREQEQTYLDQFKQSEKQLANNIQQAKANLRRLEQQVDMVKATESVQKAQVAVSSRHMGANSKMKTATESLSRIQDKQKMRNAELQAAEELASEESSSDLEKRLAEAGIKGGKTSADDELARILGK is encoded by the coding sequence ATGTCAGTGTGGAAAAAACTAATTACTGCAGTAAAAGGTGGTGCTACCGAAGCTGCGCAGTCTGTTGCAGACAGTCAGGCTATTCGAATTCTGGAGCAAGAAATCAGAGAAGCCAAAGAAGAACTACGCAAATCTGACCATGCGCGCACGCAGATTTTGGCGAAATGTAAACTTTCTCAACAAAAAGTAGATAGCTTTAACTCGTCAATAGCCGAGTATGAAGAGCACGCGCGTAAAGCGATAGATAACGATCGTCAGCTTGCTCTTGACTGTGCGCAGAAAGTGTCAGAGCTAAAAGAAGAACGTGAGCAAGAACAAACCTACCTTGATCAGTTCAAACAGTCTGAAAAGCAGTTGGCTAATAACATTCAGCAAGCTAAAGCGAATTTGCGTCGTTTAGAGCAGCAAGTGGATATGGTCAAAGCCACTGAAAGCGTGCAAAAAGCGCAGGTTGCAGTATCTTCACGCCACATGGGCGCGAACAGTAAAATGAAGACAGCGACTGAGTCTTTGTCTCGCATTCAGGATAAGCAAAAGATGCGCAACGCAGAACTTCAAGCAGCCGAGGAGCTGGCTAGCGAGGAGTCGAGCAGCGACTTAGAAAAACGCCTAGCCGAAGCGGGCATCAAAGGGGGTAAAACCTCGGCCGATGACGAGCTAGCTCGAATTCTAGGCAAGTAG
- a CDS encoding potassium channel protein, translating into MSPWIKLRKIMLQYFAESRWYTIVGATAFYAVTSYWLLFAAGEHDLIAKTDFVYWLAVTASTVGYGDLSPVTPAGKLVVALYVIPLGLSIFAMVIGRIAAWVSLTWKKGLLGMNSLMLNEHILVIGWNEQRTMMLLDLILQERDAMSERPDIVLCVKADITNPMPGVIEFVKVDSFNKDEDMDRACVSSAKTIVIDNPQDDVTMTTALYCTKRNPDAHQVAYFDDDSLVSLLQDHCPKVECTPSVAIEMLVKAAFDPGSSMLHHDLLSIDEGQAQFSVKIPQSCQAISVAKLFINLKRKHDAIFIGYAPNGLVKEMVVNPPLDATLNPGDTLFYIAERRINAINWSSLDAD; encoded by the coding sequence ATGTCTCCATGGATAAAACTGCGAAAAATCATGCTGCAATACTTTGCAGAATCTCGCTGGTACACCATTGTTGGTGCAACCGCGTTTTACGCAGTAACAAGCTATTGGCTTCTTTTCGCTGCAGGCGAACACGACTTAATTGCTAAAACCGATTTTGTTTACTGGTTGGCGGTAACTGCCTCTACGGTAGGTTATGGCGATCTGTCTCCCGTTACACCAGCGGGAAAATTAGTTGTTGCGCTTTATGTCATACCGCTTGGTTTGAGTATTTTCGCCATGGTAATTGGCCGAATTGCAGCTTGGGTTTCTTTAACGTGGAAGAAAGGATTGTTGGGTATGAATAGCTTGATGCTTAATGAACATATCTTGGTGATTGGGTGGAATGAGCAGCGTACTATGATGCTGCTTGACTTGATCCTTCAAGAACGAGATGCAATGTCTGAACGCCCTGACATTGTACTTTGCGTAAAAGCTGATATTACCAACCCGATGCCTGGCGTCATTGAATTTGTAAAAGTCGATTCGTTCAACAAAGACGAAGATATGGACCGCGCTTGTGTAAGCTCTGCCAAAACTATTGTTATCGATAACCCGCAAGATGATGTCACCATGACTACTGCGCTGTATTGCACCAAGCGCAATCCTGATGCACATCAAGTAGCCTATTTCGACGATGACAGCTTAGTTAGTTTGCTTCAGGACCACTGCCCTAAAGTGGAATGCACACCTAGTGTTGCAATAGAAATGCTTGTTAAAGCTGCATTTGATCCGGGTTCAAGTATGCTTCATCACGATTTGCTAAGTATTGATGAAGGACAAGCACAATTTTCAGTAAAAATACCGCAAAGTTGCCAAGCGATTTCCGTTGCCAAATTATTTATCAATCTAAAGCGTAAACACGATGCTATCTTTATTGGTTATGCACCGAATGGTCTTGTCAAAGAAATGGTGGTAAACCCGCCGTTAGACGCTACGTTAAACCCAGGTGACACCTTGTTTTACATCGCTGAGCGACGCATTAATGCAATAAACTGGTCGTCACTGGACGCTGATTAA
- a CDS encoding DUF2170 family protein translates to MSWELESIEALFKEHDDFVVTHEENCLLIANQDGIDAWLAISGEQILVESLLFAASEVKDKPALDHEILSTHMVFPLTTVGISNIGGEEYYTAFGALSAQSKAESIVIEVETLFQNVASFLDAYETHLN, encoded by the coding sequence ATGAGCTGGGAACTGGAAAGCATCGAAGCCTTATTTAAAGAGCACGATGACTTTGTGGTAACACATGAGGAAAACTGCTTACTTATTGCTAATCAAGACGGCATTGATGCATGGCTTGCAATTAGTGGTGAGCAAATTTTGGTAGAAAGTCTCTTGTTCGCCGCGTCGGAAGTAAAAGATAAGCCAGCGCTTGATCATGAAATACTGTCTACCCATATGGTGTTCCCTCTTACTACGGTAGGTATTTCAAATATTGGTGGCGAAGAATATTACACCGCCTTTGGCGCACTAAGCGCCCAGTCCAAAGCCGAAAGTATTGTTATTGAAGTGGAAACCTTGTTTCAGAATGTTGCATCTTTCTTAGATGCCTACGAAACACACCTTAACTAA
- a CDS encoding glutathionylspermidine synthase family protein: protein MFRMPCQPRKGWQQLANEFGFHFHTMYGEPYWDESAYYQFTLAQIENDIEDPTAELHQMCLAVTEDVVNSEELLTRFCIPEQHWDLVRNSWNERDPSLYSRLDLVYSGKGPAKLLENNADTPTSLYESGFWQWLWLSQNVDAGKLALHADQFNSLQEKLVHRFREIALHYNINQLHMACCKDTVEDRGTVQYLQDCAKEAGLMADFVFIEDIGLADTGVFTDLKDAPITDCFKLYPWEFMLREEFGDVLEDAKVNWLEPAWKSIISNKALLPQLWKKFKGHPNLLPAYFSDETNANRLSGKWIKKPLFSREGANVSIIEGGVENVLSDGPYGEEGFIVQAFEPLPVFEGNHTLIGSWLVDDMPAGISVREDASAITQDLSRYLPHIIL from the coding sequence ATGTTTAGAATGCCTTGCCAGCCTCGCAAGGGCTGGCAGCAGTTGGCCAATGAGTTTGGTTTCCATTTTCATACCATGTACGGCGAACCGTACTGGGATGAAAGTGCCTACTACCAATTCACACTCGCACAAATTGAAAACGACATTGAAGACCCCACTGCCGAGTTACATCAAATGTGCTTGGCGGTGACCGAAGATGTGGTTAATAGTGAGGAATTACTTACTCGCTTTTGTATCCCCGAGCAGCATTGGGATTTAGTACGTAATAGCTGGAACGAAAGAGACCCAAGTCTGTACTCTCGCCTTGACCTTGTATACAGCGGCAAAGGGCCGGCAAAGCTCCTTGAAAACAATGCAGATACGCCCACCAGCCTGTATGAATCCGGTTTTTGGCAATGGCTGTGGCTTTCTCAAAATGTCGATGCAGGCAAACTTGCTCTGCATGCCGACCAGTTTAACAGCTTGCAAGAAAAGTTAGTTCATCGCTTTCGTGAAATTGCCTTGCACTACAATATAAACCAACTGCATATGGCGTGCTGCAAAGATACTGTTGAAGACCGCGGAACCGTGCAATACCTTCAAGACTGCGCCAAAGAAGCTGGGCTTATGGCTGACTTTGTGTTTATCGAAGATATTGGATTGGCAGACACCGGTGTTTTTACTGACCTTAAAGATGCCCCTATTACTGATTGCTTTAAGCTTTACCCTTGGGAATTTATGCTGCGCGAAGAGTTTGGCGACGTATTAGAAGACGCCAAAGTAAATTGGTTAGAGCCCGCGTGGAAATCGATTATTTCAAATAAAGCGCTGCTTCCCCAGCTTTGGAAAAAATTTAAAGGTCACCCTAACCTACTTCCCGCTTATTTTTCAGACGAAACAAATGCAAATCGTTTGTCCGGAAAGTGGATTAAGAAGCCGCTTTTTTCTAGAGAGGGAGCCAACGTATCGATTATCGAAGGTGGTGTTGAGAACGTTTTAAGTGACGGACCTTATGGTGAAGAGGGTTTTATTGTTCAAGCTTTTGAACCATTGCCTGTTTTTGAGGGTAATCATACACTTATAGGTAGTTGGTTAGTAGATGACATGCCAGCGGGTATTTCGGTTAGAGAAGATGCCTCTGCCATCACCCAAGATCTTTCTCGCTACCTTCCCCATATTATTTTGTAA
- a CDS encoding YjfK family protein — MFSKLFKKSEPVKKSEPKSPEIMGLYLGGSFELDNLKLSLLEPELTIEGAARSQLIQAVGEAPLDTGGTLLRFYTDDDGFLQVVTDGGLSENHITDVKLWHFYETKTIGNTAQWNECLKSVISQPTYELEGNIYTRVWGAVGDESPPVAVTETTYEEDGDVSKTDQFMMLYERPISNDRVETLLVVGEEKQVGDNLDRCLVISTGFDVEPADITING, encoded by the coding sequence ATGTTTAGTAAACTATTTAAAAAATCAGAACCTGTTAAGAAATCAGAACCTAAGTCGCCAGAGATAATGGGGCTTTATTTAGGTGGTTCTTTCGAATTAGATAACTTAAAACTTTCTCTACTAGAGCCCGAGTTAACCATTGAAGGCGCAGCACGTTCTCAGTTAATTCAAGCAGTAGGTGAAGCCCCCTTAGATACTGGCGGCACTCTGCTTCGTTTTTACACTGACGATGATGGCTTTTTACAGGTGGTGACCGATGGTGGCCTATCAGAGAACCACATTACTGACGTGAAACTTTGGCACTTTTATGAGACAAAAACCATTGGCAACACAGCTCAGTGGAATGAATGTTTAAAGAGCGTAATCAGCCAGCCTACCTACGAGCTTGAGGGTAACATATATACCCGCGTATGGGGTGCGGTGGGCGACGAATCACCGCCGGTTGCTGTAACCGAAACGACCTACGAAGAAGATGGTGATGTAAGTAAAACTGATCAGTTTATGATGTTATACGAACGCCCCATCAGTAACGATAGAGTTGAGACCTTGCTTGTTGTTGGTGAAGAAAAACAAGTGGGTGATAACTTAGACAGATGCTTAGTAATTTCGACGGGATTTGACGTTGAGCCCGCGGACATCACTATAAACGGTTAA
- a CDS encoding DUF350 domain-containing protein — MDTIMHSLAGLDNFALYFGLSIVFLFIFKLVYALVTPHDEWKLVKEEKNVAAAIGFGGAIIGFAIALGSAASNSVAVVDFAIWALVAVVAQSLAFAILRFSFMPKIAERINNNEVSAGVMLASMSIAVGLLNAACMTY; from the coding sequence ATGGATACCATCATGCACTCTTTGGCTGGCCTGGATAATTTTGCGCTGTACTTCGGTTTGTCGATTGTCTTTTTGTTTATCTTCAAGCTGGTGTACGCCTTGGTTACACCTCACGATGAATGGAAGCTGGTGAAAGAAGAGAAGAACGTCGCTGCCGCCATTGGCTTTGGTGGCGCTATTATCGGTTTTGCTATCGCCCTTGGCAGCGCGGCCTCAAACTCTGTTGCTGTAGTCGATTTTGCTATTTGGGCGCTCGTTGCGGTTGTTGCACAGTCTTTGGCGTTTGCCATATTGCGTTTCAGCTTTATGCCCAAAATCGCGGAGCGTATTAATAATAACGAAGTCTCTGCAGGTGTTATGCTTGCCAGTATGTCCATTGCCGTAGGCTTACTAAACGCCGCTTGCATGACCTATTAA
- a CDS encoding rhomboid family intramembrane serine protease, producing MKPLSFQIRVLLTLGALLIVIEVANLLTGNALNQFGVVPRTLSTLPYIFTAPFLHGTPTHLMANLVPLLLFMWLTMQWGKRTFLIATLSALLIGGIGVWLFGRTATHIGASGMVYGYFGFLVLAGFRSNKVRYLLISLVVAALYGGMLVGVLPTSKFISFEYHLFGFIGGLFAAWHWAR from the coding sequence ATGAAGCCGCTTTCATTTCAAATTCGCGTACTGCTAACGTTAGGTGCACTATTAATTGTAATAGAGGTGGCCAACTTACTCACTGGCAATGCGCTTAATCAGTTTGGTGTAGTGCCTCGTACCCTATCTACTTTGCCCTATATATTTACAGCCCCTTTCCTTCATGGCACGCCGACACACTTGATGGCAAACTTAGTGCCTCTTTTGCTGTTCATGTGGCTTACTATGCAATGGGGAAAACGTACGTTTCTCATCGCAACGCTTAGTGCACTCCTTATAGGTGGTATAGGCGTATGGCTGTTTGGCAGAACCGCTACGCATATTGGCGCAAGCGGTATGGTATATGGCTACTTCGGTTTTCTCGTACTGGCTGGCTTTAGAAGTAATAAAGTGCGGTATTTGCTCATATCACTGGTAGTAGCTGCACTGTACGGCGGAATGTTAGTTGGCGTACTTCCCACGTCGAAATTTATTTCCTTTGAATATCATTTATTTGGCTTTATTGGTGGCTTATTTGCCGCATGGCACTGGGCACGCTAA
- a CDS encoding DUF6471 domain-containing protein — translation MNTGNTQSAKNAWRQTVARVVKSEMSVRGVKYQALSQRLEEIGVEQSADNLRNKVNKGIMGADLLLQILYVLKARPLDAALLEEILTDLSVSKE, via the coding sequence GTGAACACAGGAAATACGCAAAGTGCAAAGAATGCCTGGCGACAAACGGTTGCAAGAGTCGTGAAATCTGAAATGTCTGTGCGCGGCGTAAAATATCAAGCATTAAGTCAAAGGCTTGAAGAAATTGGTGTGGAACAAAGCGCAGACAACCTAAGAAATAAAGTGAATAAAGGTATTATGGGGGCCGATTTATTGCTTCAGATTTTATACGTGCTTAAAGCTCGACCTTTAGATGCTGCGCTTTTAGAAGAAATCTTAACTGATCTTAGCGTTTCGAAAGAGTAG
- the queA gene encoding tRNA preQ1(34) S-adenosylmethionine ribosyltransferase-isomerase QueA has protein sequence MKLSEFSFTLPQSLIAKYPTENRSASRLLQLDGKSGDVRHSMFADMVELLDEGDLLVFNNTRVIPARLLGKKETGGQVEVLIERITSDNTALAHVRASKAPKPGTKLILEEKVNVTVTGRDEALFILQFDHDETVLTLLEAHGHMPLPPYIDRPDENSDKERYQTVYNQKPGAVAAPTAGLHFDDAILDALKEKGVNLAFVTLHVGAGTFQPVRVDNILEHKMHAEFAEVPQEVVDAVLATKANGKRVIAVGTTSVRSLESAAKASAERGDKEIIAAFNEDTEIFIYPGFEFKVVDAMFTNFHLPESTLMMLISAFAGKDNVMNAYQEAIEKEYRFFSYGDSMFIERA, from the coding sequence ATGAAACTATCTGAATTCAGCTTTACGCTTCCACAAAGCCTAATTGCAAAATATCCCACCGAAAACCGTTCAGCCAGTCGTCTATTGCAACTGGATGGCAAATCGGGTGACGTGCGCCACAGTATGTTTGCTGACATGGTCGAACTTTTAGATGAAGGCGACTTGCTGGTTTTTAATAATACCCGAGTTATCCCCGCTCGACTTTTAGGTAAAAAAGAAACGGGCGGACAAGTAGAAGTGCTAATTGAACGCATCACCTCAGACAATACTGCTTTGGCGCATGTACGCGCGAGTAAGGCACCTAAGCCGGGAACTAAGCTTATTCTTGAAGAAAAAGTGAACGTGACGGTTACTGGTCGAGACGAGGCGCTATTTATTCTTCAGTTTGATCACGATGAAACTGTATTGACGCTATTGGAAGCTCATGGGCATATGCCGCTACCTCCCTATATTGATCGCCCGGACGAAAACTCGGACAAAGAGCGCTATCAAACTGTTTACAATCAAAAGCCAGGCGCTGTTGCAGCACCTACTGCAGGGCTTCATTTTGACGATGCTATTTTAGATGCGCTAAAAGAGAAAGGCGTAAATTTGGCTTTTGTAACCTTGCACGTGGGTGCTGGTACATTCCAGCCCGTGCGCGTTGACAATATTCTTGAGCACAAAATGCATGCAGAGTTTGCCGAAGTCCCCCAAGAAGTCGTTGATGCCGTGTTAGCTACAAAAGCTAATGGAAAGCGAGTTATCGCAGTGGGAACTACTTCGGTACGCTCTTTAGAGTCTGCGGCTAAAGCCAGTGCCGAGCGTGGCGATAAAGAAATTATCGCGGCCTTCAATGAAGACACTGAAATCTTTATCTATCCAGGCTTTGAATTCAAAGTAGTAGACGCCATGTTCACTAACTTTCATCTTCCAGAGTCTACGCTAATGATGTTAATTAGTGCATTTGCCGGTAAAGACAACGTGATGAATGCCTACCAAGAAGCGATAGAAAAAGAATATCGATTCTTTAGCTACGGCGATTCTATGTTTATTGAGCGCGCTTGA